The following proteins are co-located in the Mesorhizobium sp. M1E.F.Ca.ET.045.02.1.1 genome:
- the msuE gene encoding FMN reductase: protein MSNPAIVGFSGNITRPSKTRAFVDLIVQDVANRHGLSSRTYDIDDVGPSLGTARWARDLAPSAQAILAQVIAADVLVVGSPTYKGSYTGLFKHFFDLIDPAALKGKPVLLTATGGGERHALIVEHQLRPLFGFFEALTLPTAVYATDKDLSEGVLRSEPILKRTAQAVDDVAALLAKRSGVKLAAE, encoded by the coding sequence ATGTCCAATCCAGCAATCGTCGGCTTTTCCGGCAACATCACCCGCCCGTCGAAGACACGCGCGTTCGTCGATCTCATCGTCCAGGATGTGGCCAACCGCCATGGCCTATCTTCGCGGACCTATGACATCGACGATGTCGGCCCCTCGCTAGGCACCGCCAGATGGGCGCGAGATCTCGCCCCAAGTGCGCAGGCGATCCTCGCACAGGTGATCGCGGCAGACGTGCTCGTCGTCGGCTCGCCGACCTACAAGGGCAGCTATACCGGGCTTTTCAAGCACTTCTTCGACCTCATCGATCCGGCGGCGCTGAAGGGTAAGCCTGTGCTCCTGACGGCGACCGGCGGCGGCGAGCGCCATGCGCTGATCGTCGAGCACCAGCTCAGGCCGCTCTTCGGATTCTTCGAAGCCTTGACGCTCCCTACCGCCGTATACGCTACCGACAAGGACCTCAGCGAAGGCGTGCTTCGGTCTGAACCGATCCTGAAACGGACCGCGCAGGCCGTTGATGATGTTGCAGCTCTGCTCGCTAAACGGTCAGGTGTCAAATTAGCGGCAGAGTAG
- a CDS encoding SfnB family sulfur acquisition oxidoreductase, translated as MTVSNVKTDKAVAAVPPVPRPTAPAHIVKDDAEAIAIARRLAAEFVKDSSKRDRERIWPVAELDQFSQSGLWSINVPKAFDGPEVSYATLAKVIEIISAADSSIGQIAQNHLGVVAAIRTVSDKDQQALLFAEVLKGTRFGNAFSEFGSKRAADFETKFTDAGDHVIVNGQKFYSSGALLAHLVPIVALDDEGRAWYAIADRAAPGLTVIDDWSSFGQRTTLSGTVIIDNVKVPKTHLVPGYKGYDKPTADGAIFQIIQVAVDTGIAQAAIDETVHFVRTKSRAWIDSGVDNAWDDPYTIQAIGDLTLRLHAAQALLEKAGLAIDRAVAEPTAETVAHAQVITAEAKILSTEIAIAATNKLFELAGTRSTLAEHNLDRHWRNARTHTLHDPVRWKYAILGKYFLNGEKPPLHAWS; from the coding sequence ATGACCGTCTCTAACGTAAAGACAGACAAGGCCGTGGCCGCCGTGCCGCCGGTGCCAAGGCCGACCGCTCCGGCGCATATCGTCAAGGACGATGCCGAAGCGATTGCGATCGCACGCCGGCTCGCCGCCGAATTCGTCAAGGACTCTTCCAAGCGCGATCGCGAGCGGATCTGGCCTGTAGCCGAGCTCGATCAATTCTCGCAAAGCGGTCTGTGGTCGATCAACGTGCCGAAAGCTTTCGACGGCCCGGAAGTGTCCTACGCGACTTTAGCCAAGGTGATCGAAATCATCTCGGCGGCCGATTCCTCGATCGGCCAGATCGCCCAGAACCATCTCGGCGTCGTCGCGGCAATCCGCACCGTCTCCGACAAGGACCAGCAGGCGCTTCTATTCGCCGAAGTGCTGAAAGGCACGCGGTTCGGCAACGCCTTCTCGGAATTCGGCTCTAAGCGCGCGGCTGATTTCGAGACCAAGTTCACCGACGCCGGCGATCATGTCATCGTCAACGGCCAAAAATTCTATTCGTCCGGCGCGCTGCTGGCCCATCTGGTGCCGATCGTTGCGCTCGACGACGAGGGCCGCGCCTGGTACGCGATCGCCGATCGTGCCGCGCCTGGCCTCACCGTGATCGACGACTGGTCGAGCTTCGGCCAGCGCACGACGCTGTCGGGCACCGTCATCATCGACAACGTCAAGGTGCCGAAGACCCATCTGGTGCCGGGCTACAAGGGTTACGACAAGCCGACCGCCGACGGCGCGATCTTCCAGATCATCCAGGTGGCGGTGGACACCGGTATCGCACAGGCCGCGATTGACGAGACGGTGCACTTCGTCCGGACGAAGAGCCGCGCCTGGATCGACAGCGGCGTCGACAATGCCTGGGACGATCCCTACACGATCCAGGCCATCGGCGATCTGACGCTTAGGCTTCATGCCGCGCAGGCGCTGCTAGAAAAGGCCGGCCTCGCCATCGACCGCGCGGTGGCCGAGCCCACCGCCGAGACCGTGGCGCATGCCCAAGTGATCACGGCCGAGGCAAAGATCCTGTCGACGGAGATTGCGATTGCCGCGACCAACAAGCTGTTCGAACTGGCGGGCACACGCTCGACCTTGGCCGAGCACAATCTTGACCGGCACTGGCGCAATGCCCGCACCCATACGCTGCACGATCCGGTGCGCTGGAAATACGCAATCCTCGGCAAGTATTTCCTCAACGGCGAGAAGCCGCCGCTGCACGCCTGGAGCTGA
- a CDS encoding ABC transporter ATP-binding protein, giving the protein MPANDVILVVDNVHATYNHAITALHGVSFELRRGEILALLGANGAGKSTTLKAVSNLLPAERGQINAGTILFDGGDVTRRRPGDLVRAGLVQVLEGRHCFKSLTVEENLVSGGIGRSGRRAEINQDLERIYEFFPRLAEKRKALAGLTSGGEQQMTAIGRALMSRPRLLVLDEPSMGLAPLVVQDIFLALKKLNRETGLSILVAEQNSAVALKYADHATVLENGVSVLSGPAAELRQREDVRAFYLGQQASHAAQLPHLHAVA; this is encoded by the coding sequence ATGCCGGCCAATGACGTCATTCTTGTCGTGGACAATGTCCATGCCACCTACAACCACGCCATCACCGCGCTGCACGGCGTCAGCTTCGAGCTGAGGCGAGGCGAGATCCTGGCGCTGCTCGGCGCCAACGGCGCCGGCAAGAGCACGACGCTGAAGGCGGTCTCCAACCTGCTTCCGGCCGAACGCGGCCAGATCAATGCCGGCACGATCCTGTTCGATGGCGGCGACGTCACCCGCCGGAGGCCGGGCGACCTCGTACGCGCCGGGCTCGTCCAGGTGCTGGAGGGCCGCCACTGCTTCAAGAGTCTAACCGTCGAGGAGAATCTGGTTTCCGGCGGCATCGGCCGCAGCGGCCGGCGCGCCGAGATCAACCAGGACCTTGAGCGGATCTACGAATTCTTCCCGCGGCTCGCCGAAAAGCGCAAAGCGCTTGCCGGTCTGACCTCAGGCGGCGAGCAGCAGATGACCGCGATCGGCCGGGCGCTGATGTCGCGTCCCCGCCTGCTTGTCCTCGACGAGCCTTCGATGGGCCTCGCTCCGCTGGTCGTGCAGGACATCTTCCTGGCATTGAAGAAGCTCAATCGTGAGACCGGGCTGTCGATCCTGGTTGCCGAGCAGAACTCGGCGGTCGCGCTGAAATATGCCGACCACGCCACCGTGCTCGAGAACGGCGTTTCCGTGCTGTCCGGACCGGCTGCGGAGCTTCGCCAGCGCGAGGACGTTCGAGCTTTCTATCTCGGACAGCAGGCTTCGCACGCTGCTCAGCTTCCTCACCTTCATGCCGTCGCCTAA
- a CDS encoding ABC transporter substrate-binding protein: MTFLSTVKALALSAALAVSVALPAAHADEQYFPLQSYRVGPYAAGGTGFFGGFIDYLNLINIRDGGVNGVKLTWDECETQYEVERGVECYERQKSHAGAAAWNPLSVGIAYAMIDRITADKVPLITVNHGRTDSTDGRVFPYVFPLLLNPYSETSGIVNYIAAKEGGIDKLKGKKIVVLYHGSPYGKETIPIYELLAQKYGFTVQQIEVPHPGNEQQSQWLTIRRAKPAFVVLRGWGVMNPVALKTAVKVGYPVDHIIGNVWSNSEEDVIPAGDAARGYTAITTQASGNTYPVVQEIVKTVYGAGKGNLEDKSRIGSVYHNLGIVNGILNVEAIRIAQEKFGHRTLTGDEVRWGFEHLKLDPVKVEALGAKDLFHSINVSWDNHEGEGYVTFQQWDGKKWNVVSDWIAPDWALLRPIIEKSSEAYAAEKGIKLRTAADADALATN, from the coding sequence ATGACCTTCCTCAGTACAGTCAAGGCGCTCGCGCTGTCGGCGGCGCTGGCCGTGTCGGTGGCCCTGCCGGCCGCCCACGCCGACGAACAATATTTCCCACTGCAGAGCTATCGCGTCGGACCCTACGCGGCAGGTGGCACCGGATTCTTCGGCGGCTTCATCGACTATCTCAACCTCATCAACATCCGCGACGGCGGCGTCAACGGCGTCAAGCTGACCTGGGACGAGTGCGAGACCCAGTACGAGGTCGAGCGCGGCGTCGAATGCTACGAGCGGCAGAAGAGCCACGCGGGCGCGGCAGCCTGGAATCCGCTTTCGGTCGGTATCGCCTATGCGATGATCGATCGCATTACCGCCGACAAGGTGCCGCTGATCACGGTCAATCACGGCCGCACCGACTCCACCGACGGGCGGGTCTTCCCCTACGTCTTCCCGCTGCTGCTCAATCCCTACAGCGAGACGTCCGGCATCGTGAACTACATCGCTGCCAAGGAAGGTGGCATCGACAAGCTGAAGGGCAAGAAGATCGTCGTGCTCTATCACGGCTCGCCCTATGGCAAGGAGACGATCCCGATCTATGAGCTACTGGCGCAAAAATACGGCTTCACCGTGCAGCAGATCGAGGTGCCGCATCCCGGCAACGAGCAGCAGTCGCAGTGGCTGACGATCCGCCGCGCCAAGCCAGCCTTCGTCGTCCTGCGCGGCTGGGGCGTAATGAACCCGGTGGCGCTGAAGACGGCGGTCAAGGTCGGCTATCCGGTCGACCACATCATCGGCAATGTCTGGTCGAACTCCGAGGAAGACGTGATACCGGCCGGCGATGCCGCCAGGGGCTATACTGCCATCACCACGCAGGCTTCCGGCAACACCTATCCGGTGGTACAGGAGATCGTGAAGACGGTCTATGGCGCCGGCAAGGGCAACCTCGAGGACAAGTCGCGCATCGGCTCAGTCTACCATAACCTCGGCATCGTCAACGGTATCCTCAATGTCGAGGCCATCCGCATCGCGCAGGAGAAGTTCGGTCATCGCACGCTGACCGGCGACGAGGTTCGTTGGGGCTTCGAGCATCTCAAGCTCGATCCCGTCAAGGTCGAGGCGCTCGGCGCCAAGGATCTGTTCCACTCCATCAATGTCAGCTGGGACAACCACGAAGGCGAAGGCTACGTGACCTTCCAGCAGTGGGACGGCAAGAAGTGGAACGTTGTCTCCGACTGGATCGCGCCCGACTGGGCGTTGCTCAGGCCGATCATCGAGAAGTCGTCCGAGGCCTATGCGGCCGAGAAGGGCATCAAGCTGCGCACCGCCGCCGATGCTGATGCACTAGCGACCAACTAA
- a CDS encoding branched-chain amino acid ABC transporter permease — MSAIATDLPAAAGLPRWLAPLLVIAFAYTIVPLIGGSYLYEAILLPFLALSLAGVGLNILTGYAGQVSLGSAAFMAAGAFAAYNFNLRVEGLPLAASIILAGLVAAAIGIVFGLPSLRLRGFYLAVSTLAAQFFVQWALTKFSWFSNDSASGVIDAPKLSIAGLEFDGATGRYLFALTVVVILTFLAHRLVSSQTGRNFIAIRDNETAARIIGIPVLKTKLLAFAISSFIIGVAGVIWAFAYLRTVEPAGFDLDRSFQILFIIIIGGLASIRGAFLGAALIVVFPLALSRLGNFLLGDVFDSGVLDMSQRIVLGALIILFLILEPDGLVALWDRVRRRLLLAWQSS, encoded by the coding sequence ATGAGCGCGATCGCAACCGATTTGCCTGCCGCTGCCGGCCTGCCGAGATGGCTGGCGCCGCTGCTCGTCATCGCCTTCGCCTATACGATCGTGCCGCTTATCGGCGGCAGCTATCTGTACGAGGCGATCCTGCTGCCCTTCCTGGCGCTCAGCCTGGCCGGTGTCGGGCTGAACATCCTCACCGGCTATGCCGGGCAGGTGTCGCTGGGCAGTGCCGCTTTCATGGCTGCAGGCGCCTTTGCCGCCTATAATTTCAACCTGCGCGTCGAAGGACTGCCGCTTGCCGCCAGCATCATCCTCGCCGGTCTCGTCGCGGCCGCGATCGGCATCGTCTTCGGCCTGCCGAGCCTGCGGTTGCGCGGCTTCTACCTCGCGGTCTCGACGCTTGCCGCGCAGTTCTTCGTGCAATGGGCACTGACCAAGTTCTCCTGGTTTTCCAACGACTCGGCGTCGGGCGTCATCGATGCGCCGAAGCTGTCCATCGCCGGCCTCGAGTTCGACGGCGCAACCGGCCGTTATCTCTTCGCACTGACCGTCGTCGTCATTCTCACCTTTCTCGCGCACCGGCTGGTTTCATCGCAGACCGGGCGCAACTTCATCGCCATCCGCGACAACGAGACGGCGGCTCGCATCATCGGCATCCCGGTGCTGAAGACGAAGCTACTCGCCTTCGCCATCTCGTCCTTCATCATCGGCGTCGCCGGCGTCATCTGGGCCTTCGCCTATCTCAGGACCGTCGAGCCGGCCGGTTTCGATCTCGACCGCTCGTTCCAGATCCTGTTCATCATCATCATCGGCGGGCTCGCCTCGATCCGAGGCGCCTTTCTGGGTGCCGCGCTCATCGTCGTCTTTCCGCTGGCGCTGTCGCGCCTCGGCAATTTCCTGCTGGGCGACGTGTTCGATTCCGGCGTGCTCGACATGAGCCAGCGCATCGTACTCGGCGCCCTCATCATCCTCTTTCTGATCCTGGAACCGGACGGGCTGGTCGCCCTGTGGGACAGGGTCCGGAGACGGCTCCTGCTCGCCTGGCAATCGAGCTGA
- a CDS encoding branched-chain amino acid ABC transporter permease has product MGDFDYQFFIEVLTGGLLSGVMYSLVAIGFVLIYKTSGVLNFAQGALLLFAALTFVSLVERGVPFALALAVTFAIMVALGIGIERAVLRPLTNKPPITLFMATLGLSYIIEGAAQLIWGTQVHGLELGIEDVPLEVGGVLISQFDIFAAAVAAAMVLLLSLFFRYTRIGLSFRAVADDQFAALAVGLRLPLIWASVWAAAGLVALVAGLLWGARLGVQFSLSLVVLKALPVLVLGGFDSILGAIVGGLLIGASEKLAEVYIGDYFGGGIESWFAYVVALVFLLIRPSGLFGQKLVERV; this is encoded by the coding sequence ATCGGCGATTTCGACTATCAGTTCTTTATCGAGGTGCTGACCGGCGGCCTGTTGTCGGGCGTCATGTATTCGCTGGTCGCGATCGGCTTCGTGCTGATCTACAAGACCTCGGGCGTGCTCAACTTCGCGCAAGGCGCGCTGCTGCTCTTCGCGGCGCTCACCTTCGTCAGCCTGGTCGAGCGCGGCGTTCCGTTCGCGCTGGCGCTTGCGGTCACCTTCGCCATCATGGTGGCGCTCGGCATCGGCATCGAGCGCGCGGTGCTGAGGCCGCTCACCAACAAGCCGCCGATCACGTTGTTCATGGCGACGCTCGGCCTTTCCTACATCATCGAGGGCGCCGCTCAGCTCATCTGGGGCACGCAGGTGCACGGCCTCGAGCTCGGCATCGAGGACGTGCCGCTGGAAGTCGGCGGCGTGCTGATCAGCCAGTTCGACATCTTCGCCGCCGCGGTGGCCGCCGCCATGGTGCTGCTGTTGTCGCTGTTCTTCCGCTACACCCGCATCGGCCTCAGTTTCCGCGCGGTCGCCGACGACCAGTTCGCCGCACTCGCCGTCGGCCTCAGACTGCCGCTGATCTGGGCAAGCGTTTGGGCAGCTGCAGGCCTGGTCGCGCTGGTGGCGGGACTGTTGTGGGGGGCGCGCCTCGGCGTCCAGTTCTCGCTGTCGCTGGTCGTGCTGAAGGCACTGCCCGTGCTGGTGCTCGGCGGCTTCGATTCCATCCTCGGCGCCATCGTCGGCGGGCTGCTCATTGGGGCCAGCGAGAAGCTCGCCGAGGTCTATATCGGCGACTATTTCGGCGGCGGCATCGAGAGCTGGTTCGCCTATGTCGTCGCGCTCGTCTTCCTGTTGATCCGTCCGTCAGGTCTGTTCGGCCAGAAGCTTGTCGAAAGGGTCTGA
- a CDS encoding ABC transporter ATP-binding protein: MPISSHAFGAVEASVYAPEILAQGPPATQPPARDDKPEQPAAEGGASLLSLEGIGLSFGGVVALADVDLSVFPGEIRAIIGPNGAGKSSLINVISGVYRADRGHVRLNGALYAQVPTQQLARLGVARTFQNLALFKGLNVLDNVASGLAYRARSNFAGQILGLGRSRREQQEQRGRADQILEFLHLTGVRDRLAGTLPYGLQKRVELARALVAEPRLLLLDEPMAGMTATEKSEMAAYVRAARDRFATTVVLIEHDVGVVMGLSDRIAVLDYGRKIADGTPDEIRNDQHVIDAYLGVASDNEDGAGI; the protein is encoded by the coding sequence ATGCCGATATCCAGCCATGCCTTCGGGGCAGTCGAGGCTTCGGTCTACGCGCCGGAAATTCTCGCGCAGGGGCCGCCCGCTACTCAGCCGCCGGCGCGCGACGACAAGCCTGAGCAGCCGGCCGCGGAGGGTGGCGCGTCGCTTCTTTCGCTCGAAGGCATAGGGCTGTCCTTCGGCGGCGTGGTGGCGTTGGCGGATGTGGACCTGTCAGTCTTTCCCGGCGAGATACGGGCGATCATCGGCCCGAACGGCGCCGGTAAGAGCTCGTTGATCAACGTCATCAGCGGCGTCTATCGAGCGGATCGGGGTCATGTGCGCCTGAATGGCGCGCTCTATGCCCAGGTCCCGACACAGCAACTGGCGCGTCTCGGGGTCGCTCGCACCTTCCAAAACCTCGCTTTGTTCAAGGGCCTCAACGTCCTCGACAATGTCGCGTCCGGCCTCGCTTACCGCGCAAGGTCGAATTTCGCCGGCCAGATTCTGGGGCTTGGCCGATCGCGCCGCGAGCAGCAGGAGCAGCGCGGCCGTGCCGATCAGATCCTAGAATTCTTGCATCTGACTGGCGTGCGCGACCGGCTCGCCGGCACCTTGCCCTACGGCCTGCAGAAGCGGGTCGAGCTTGCCCGCGCGCTTGTCGCTGAACCGCGCCTGTTGCTGCTCGACGAGCCGATGGCCGGCATGACCGCCACCGAGAAGAGCGAGATGGCGGCCTATGTGCGGGCCGCGCGCGATCGCTTCGCTACCACCGTGGTGCTGATCGAGCACGATGTCGGCGTCGTCATGGGGCTGTCGGACCGCATCGCCGTCCTCGACTACGGACGCAAGATCGCCGACGGCACGCCCGACGAGATCAGGAACGACCAGCATGTCATCGATGCCTATCTCGGTGTCGCCTCTGACAATGAGGACGGGGCAGGCATATGA
- the sfnG gene encoding dimethylsulfone monooxygenase SfnG, translating into MPQNDRDAVKFAYWVPNVSGGLVISNIEQRTNHSAEYNRKLAQIAEKAGFDYALSQIRFTAGYGAEEQHESVSFSHDLLAATTSLKVIAAILPGPWNPALAAKQLATISYLTNGRIAVNLVSGWFRGEFHAIGEHWLDHDERYRRSEEFIRALRGIWTEDSFTFRGDFYRFNQYSLKPKPPQPLPEIFQGGSSRAARDMASRVSDWYFTNGNTPAEIAKQVDDIQAKAKANNHSVKVGVNAFAIVRETEEEAKAVLAEIIAKANPEAVNAFGHEVKNAGKASPEGEGNWAKSSFDDLVQYNDGFRSNLIGTPHQVAERIVDLKRAGADLILLGFLHFQEEVEYFGKHVIPLVRELENAEAAAALAAE; encoded by the coding sequence ATGCCTCAGAACGATCGCGACGCAGTCAAATTCGCCTATTGGGTGCCGAACGTCTCGGGCGGGCTCGTCATCTCGAACATCGAGCAGAGGACCAACCATTCGGCGGAATACAACCGCAAGCTGGCGCAGATCGCCGAAAAGGCCGGCTTCGACTATGCGCTCAGCCAGATCCGCTTCACCGCCGGCTACGGCGCCGAGGAGCAGCACGAGTCGGTGTCGTTCAGCCACGACCTGCTTGCCGCCACTACGAGCCTGAAGGTGATCGCAGCGATCCTGCCCGGGCCGTGGAATCCGGCGCTGGCGGCAAAGCAGCTCGCCACAATCAGCTACCTGACCAATGGCCGCATCGCAGTCAATCTCGTCTCCGGCTGGTTCCGCGGTGAGTTCCACGCCATCGGCGAGCATTGGCTCGACCATGACGAGCGCTACCGGCGCTCGGAAGAATTCATCCGCGCGCTGCGCGGCATCTGGACCGAGGACAGCTTCACCTTCCGCGGCGACTTCTACCGCTTCAACCAGTATTCGCTGAAGCCGAAGCCACCGCAGCCGCTGCCCGAAATCTTCCAGGGCGGTTCGTCGCGCGCCGCGCGCGACATGGCCTCGCGCGTTTCGGACTGGTACTTCACCAATGGCAACACTCCGGCGGAGATCGCCAAGCAGGTCGACGATATCCAGGCGAAGGCCAAGGCCAACAACCACTCGGTCAAGGTCGGCGTCAACGCTTTCGCCATCGTGCGCGAAACTGAAGAAGAGGCGAAGGCCGTTCTGGCCGAAATCATCGCCAAGGCCAATCCCGAGGCCGTCAATGCCTTCGGCCATGAGGTCAAGAATGCCGGCAAGGCCTCGCCGGAAGGCGAGGGCAACTGGGCGAAGTCGTCCTTCGACGACCTGGTGCAATACAATGACGGCTTCCGCTCGAACCTGATCGGCACGCCACATCAGGTGGCCGAGCGCATCGTCGACCTCAAGCGGGCCGGCGCCGATCTGATCCTGCTCGGCTTCCTGCATTTCCAGGAAGAGGTCGAGTATTTCGGCAAGCATGTCATCCCGCTCGTGCGCGAGTTGGAAAACGCGGAAGCCGCAGCGGCGCTGGCCGCCGAATAA